One genomic region from Phragmites australis chromosome 1, lpPhrAust1.1, whole genome shotgun sequence encodes:
- the LOC133928542 gene encoding rhamnogalacturonan I rhamnosyltransferase 1-like: MVAVGGGGVGRRRRAWRWAMRAAASAVVWMAVVQLASIAGLFRPRVLADCGGAGAAAGLAALAGEDSGAARLSPPTLVPKRIYRSNGYLQVTCNGGLNQMRAGICDMVTIARHLNLTLVVPELDKRSFWADPSDFGDIFYVDHFINSLRDELVIVKELPSKLKLRTKRRLYSMPPVSWSNETYYLKRILPLARKHKVIHFNKSDARLANNGLPVQLQMLRCRVNFEALRFTPQIEALGRKLISTLQRSGQFVVLHLRYEMDMLSFSGCTHGCSDEETEELTRMRYAYPWWKEKEIDSEVKRLQGLCPLTPEEITLVLKAIGFTKDTLIYIASGEIYGGERRLAALKAAYPKLVRKEKLLSPDELRPYQNHSTQMAALDYMVSIASDVFIPSYDGNMARVVEGHRRYTGFRKTILLDRKKLVELLDLFQGGALSWDEFSAAVKEAHQKRMGQPLERRIIPGQPKEEDYFYANPEECLGSNGGLRAVS; the protein is encoded by the exons ATGGTGGCGGTCGGCGGAGGGGGCGTGGGCCGGCGGAGGCGGGCGTGGcggtgggccatgcgggcggcgGCCAGCGCGGTGGTGTGGATGGCGGTGGTGCAGCTGGCATCCATCGCCGGGCTATTTCGGCCGCGGGTCCTCGCCGATTGCGGCGGAGCGGGTGCTGCCGCGGGCCTCGCCGCGCTCGCCGGCGAGGacagcggcgcggcgcggctcTCGCCGCCAACGCTCGTGCCCAAGA GAATTTATAGGAGCAATGGCTACCTACAAGTGACTTGCAACGGGGGTCTAAATCAAATGCGAGCTGGG ATATGTGACATGGTGACCATAGCACGCCATCTGAATCTAACATTAGTGGTCCCTGAACTGGATAAAAGGTCTTTCTGGGCTGATCCTAG TGATTTTGGAGATATTTTTTATGTGGATCACTTCATTAATTCCTTAAGAGATGAGCTGGTGATTGTTAAAGAACTTCCTTCGAAACTCAAGTTAAGAACTAAGCGAAGACTTTACTCGATGCCTCCTGTCAGCTGGTCAAATGAAACATACTACCTAAAGCGG ATATTACCTCTTGCAAGGAAGCACAAAGTTATCCATTTCAATAAATCAGATGCCCGCCTTGCAAATAATGGCCTTCCTGTTCAACTCCAGATGCTGCGCTGCCGTGTCAACTTTGAGGCTTTGAGATTCACCCCGCAGATTGAGGCCCTTGGCAGAAAACTCATCTCCACCCTCCAGAGAAGTGGGCAATTTGTTGTGCTTCACTTACGCTATGAAATGGATATGCTCTCATTTTCAGGCTGCACACATGGCTGTTCTGAtgaagaaaccgaggagctcaCTAGAATGAG ATACGCTTATCCATGGTGGAAAGAAAAGGAGATCGATTCTGAAGTAAAGAGGCTTCAGGGACTTTGCCCCCTCACACCAGAGGAAATTACCTTAGTGCTTAAAGCAATAGGATTCACAAAGGATACACTGATATATATTGCATCTGGTGAAATCTATGGGGGTGAAAGGCGCTTGGCTGCTCTGAAGGCCGCATATCCTAAACTA GTAAGGAAGGAGAAACTATTATCTCCTGATGAATTACGGCCATACCAGAACCATTCAACCCAGATGGCAGCACTGGACTACATGGTTTCTATAGCAAGCGATGTTTTCATTCCCAGTTATGATGGGAATATGGCAAGGGTTGTTGAAGGTCACCGCAG GTATACGGGTTTTCGCAAGACCATCTTATTGGACAGAAAGAAGCTTGTTGAACTCTTGGACCTTTTCCAAGGAGGTGCACTGTCCTGGGATGAATTCTCAGCTGCAGTGAAGGAAGCACACCAGAAACGCATGGGGCAACCCTTGGAAAGAAGGATCATCCCTGGCCAGCCCAAGGAAGAGGATTATTTTTATGCTAACCCTGAAGAATGCCTTGGTTCCAATGGGGGATTAAGAGCTGTTTCCTGA
- the LOC133886631 gene encoding uncharacterized protein LOC133886631, producing the protein MLCVPPCGVSRSVVAAPPGLTWVPRVALPTRRGAEAATPGAAGRVPPCPGSQRLSEPSGVWQQARALSGGWLPAVDRDDGWSVFRLPSTSWTRWILISLSRLSKETPYKRHIVDPLDPHRGRDSAKRPRANATELAGATPWREAAAPRSEKNRPET; encoded by the exons ATGCTCTGCGTCCCGCCGTGCGGCGTCTCGCGCTCCGTggttgcagcgccacccgggcTCACCTGGGTACCGCGAGTGGCACTGCCCACACGGCGCGGGGCAGAGGCCGCGACGCCTGGCGCCGCCGGCCGGGTGCCACCGTGCCCGGGCTCTCAGCGTCTATCAGAGCCCTCTGGCGTGTGGCAGCAAGCAAGGGCGCTCTCAGGCGGGTGGCTGCCCGCCGTTGACCGCGACGACGGGTGGTCGGTATTTCGTTTACCGTCCACATCGTGGACACGTTGGATCCTCATCTCGCTGTCGCGACTCAGCAAAGAGACCCCGTACAAACGTCACATCGTGGACCCGTTGGATCCTCATCGCGGTCGCGACTCAGCAAAGAGACCCCGTGCAAACGCCACGGAATTGGCCGGCGCCACGCCGTGGCGGGAAGCCGCCGCGCCGCGCAGTGAAAAGAATCGACCG GAAACTTGA